The DNA region TGGTTAGTTTGAGATTGCATGATGTGCAAAcaatattattataaatatagAGGTACCATGCATTTGTAATTAGAACAATATAGACAAAGAGAAACTTAATATTGATAGAAATATCAATACAAACTTCCCCCTTTCATTTAAATAACTCATACTCTCTCTCAATTCTATCTTCTCACTTATTACTTCAAAAAAAATCTTTCTTCTCAAATCATTATGCGAGGGAATCGTCTTGCAATCAAGGTGTGGTTGAATCACTCGAGTGAAAAGTGGAGAACAAGAGAATCTTGGATCAATCAAGAAAGTGATTGAATCTTGTTCTATCAAGATCGATTATAACATGGTTTAGATAAATAAACTATGATAGGAGATGTTAATAGGAAGCATGATATTGACAAATAGAAATTTGATGAAAGAGTGTGTTGCATGGCATGGAATCCAGATGGAAATGCATTGGCTATTATTGATGTTAAGGGGAAGTATGATATATGGGACAATGTTATCCATTTATATATGAAGTCTCCAACTAAGGATATACCTATGCAGGGAATGAACATCAACGAGGTTCTGTTGTTTTGTGAAGAGGATCATGACATTAGTGCTAGTGGGAACTTGAGTGAGCTTGGTGAAAGTAGTAACGTGGGTGCGATGACACACGTTTCCGACATGTTAGTATTTTTTTAGGGTTTCAAATTTGAGATAGAAAGTGATAACTATGAGCTTTTGGAGCACAATTTTGGGGAACATTGGAGTCATTGAAGAGCTTATTTACCATAGATTTTGATGAATACTTCTTATCAACTCATGTTAATTATTATTTTCACTTTGAGTTGTTAAGTTGTTTTAGATTAGGTATTTTGAGATAAACCTAATTGTACTATGTTGGATCATATGACTGTTTGATATTATTTGAATTCCATTATGTTATTATCTTATTTAATTGTTATTGTGTTCATTACCTTTTGTGTGTTGGCGTGTGCGATAATTGATATTAGATGAGTAGAGATTATTGCCCATAAGTCTAGCAATCTGAACTAAGATAATTATCCAGCTTATTAATTAACTAGGAATATGTGATTATATGTTGTGATTTGTGAATGAACAAAATTAGTAACAACTGATTTAACTTTGAAGTGGCATAAGAAATTAGAGAACTATTGTGTAAATTAGTGAGTTGTACGCCAAGGATTTAGGTACGGCGGTCTTGTTAACTTGATGTGATATTATATCATAATTATAATTTATCTAATACATAGTTCATCAACAAGTATAATCCGGGGATTCAAAATAAAGATTTAATAACTTTTAATTATCAAACTTTACTCTGTTAATTTCTCATATTGTTTTCGTACCAAAACACTATTATCTTTTTTAaattttcattattattatctTTTTAAATTATCAATTTTTGTGGATACAATTATTTTATTACTTTACACTACTGGTACATTTTCTAGTTTAGTCCATCAATGATTTATTCTGATATTTTGAGTGACAAGTATGTGATTTTTCTTCGTGATCCGCCTATGCAAATATGTGATTTATTATATGATCTAGTTTTAGGGCATGTAATTTGATGCAGTACTTGTCACAATGATATGTAATTTAGCAGAGTGAAACTATATAGGGACATGTGACTTGACTTTGTCAAGCCATTAAAAGAGTATGTGATTAATCAAGAACCTACTAATACTAGTATCTCATCCCACATTAATTCATGTTTTTGATAAGCAAGTGTTTACCTTGGATTGCAGCTTTGGACTTGACACTGAAGACCAAAGAAGCATATTTTTGCTTTGCTGAAGATATCTGTTTGCTAGATGATGTATTAGTAAACTTGATGTATTATAAGACTTTATATGGTCCAATTTCAGTCTTGTACATCAAGGTATTAAATATCAAAAAAATAGTCTTGTAATTATTATTCTAGACACGTAGTTACAATGTTACATTAGGGTTTATAAAAAACAAGGAGATAAATGGAGGATGAAGACCATACTTGATGAAAAAAGTGAATTTTTCATTTGACCATTGAATAAAAAGAATGATGGTAAATCATGCATGTCATTATTTGTCAGCATATTCTTTCCCCATTGATTGAAGGTTTTCGAGCATCAAAGAAGCATAATTTCCTATTAACTCCAACAAAAGAGTTGTAAATTATTATCTAACCTTTCTAACGCATCAAAGATCATATTACTCATACATATAAAACTCAAGAAATGTCTAAAACAGGACAAGTGGGCCAACACATACGAAAATGACATTTTCAACCAAAATAATTTGGTTATTTTTATTGAATTACTTATTCATTGTGATGATtaattattataaaataaaacCATGAATTGGATAAAAATTCATTTTATTTGGAGCGTTTTTTATAAGTTTCCTTTCACATGCTTACTTGAATGACCTGGACACGAACTTACATTTAAAGGAGTCGATCACACCTATTATCACCATCTTAATGTTGATGGTAGAGATGTGCTCACGCAGACTGATTTTTATGTCAAAAGTTATCAAGAACGACGACTTGGAATTCTCTAGTACGAGCACGTCCCAAGTTTCTTCAGAGAGGGGATGATGATTTAGGATCATCGTGCCCTCCGATGGATCAAACCCACATTGTTGTTGATGAAGATGCAAAATGTCGTTGTGTAGTTTTTTTTTGTAGCCAAGTATCTTTTCCATAACCACATGCATCTCTTTATCGCTCATTGATCGTCACTATTGTTGTTGGCGGTGCCACGTCTCACCATTGTCCAACAATGATTATGGCAACCGACGCTTTAGATGAGAGTGCGGTCTGAGTCTATTATACCAAATCCCGCAATGGCGTAAACTATACTTGCGGTGAGTACAATAAAGTTTACCCTAATTGCAATGATGTATAAGTGGGCTTTGTATTGTGATACATAAAAGAGTGAATCAATTATCCAATTGTCTAGATAAGACATTCATAGATTCAATTACTTGATATAAGGGTTGCCGAGAAGATCGACTCCAATGCTTAGGAATTCAACCACATGCTCCATCACTTGATAGTGAAAGTGAGTGGAGTGATTCATCCTAAATAATAGGGATTACAATTAACATATAAGACTCAAGGTGACTCCAGTTACTCCCAAAACACACGGCTTGACACATTCTCCCATAAACTATGATCGAGGAGTATTGGACAGGGATGAATCACGTGCTCACCACCTAATCTTGCTTATTTGCGCCCAAGTCCCTTTCATGTTACTTACACGCTATAAAGTTGATAAACCAAACCGTTTGATGCCCAACTATAATAATTTTACTCCACGGTCCCTCAAACATAAGATTTGAAAAGACAATGTGATTAAGGTAAGATGCTCCTCGATCCATACTTCCTCAAATACTAGGAGAAAAATAACGATGTAATTGAGGCAATCCACCCCATCCACCCTAAAGTCATAAATCTTCCATCTAACGAATTACTCTGTGACAAATAAAAgataaaacgaaaaaaaatatAACCAAGATACTAGCAAAAATGAGATGCAAAAAGACATTACTTACTCATTTTTATAATAATTTCAAAATTTGAAATGGGTCCTCCTGAATCAATTTGTCTAGGGAAAAAAAAGAGAACATTTGGATTTCCCCTCCCGCCAACTCCCTAAAACACAACCTCATTTGGCGCCCTAAACAATTCACTACTTCTCCCTCCAGATCCATTTTCCTCACACAAAATCAAAACCCATTAATCTTCCATTTCATTCAACCGGAACCTTACCAGTTACCAACAAAAAAAACAGCATGAAGATTCGGTCAGTGAAAATGAGGGAGGCTCACCCTCCAAAGGGCGGCCGTGTTTCCTTCTGCTCCGTCGTATGGGACCAGAAAGCCGAACATCTCGTCACCGCCTCCTCTTCCGACGCCTCTATCTCAATTCACAACCCTCTTCTTCCCTCCGCCGCACCTAAGATTCTCCGTCACCACCGTGACGGTGTTACTGCTTTGGCTCTTAGCCCTAATTCTACTTGCCTTGCTTCTGGATCTGTCGACCATTCCGTTAAGCTCTACAAGTTTCCCGGTATTATACCCGTTTAGTTTACTACTTAGTGCTTCGATTCTGCTAATTTCCCCCAAATGTTGTTTTATTGTTTTCATTTATCTCTGATTTTGGAATCAATTGTAATTGCAACCTTTTGGCACAATCCACTAGGGTTTCCTTATAGCTTCGGCACTCAGGACCGGGGTTCAGCCGATTTAACATGATTTTATTCATTGCCTCCTATTGGACAAGCCTAGTTAGTAAAGACTTTGTTGCATTTTTTGGTATatttgttggtttgtttgtttgatCTTAGGATTGATTGTTGGCATTTGACAGGTGGGGAGTTTGAGACAAATATTACAAGGTTCACACTTCCAATACGTTCCCTAGCATTTAACAAGAAAGGAAGCATGTTAGCAGCTGCAGGTGATGATGAGGGAATTAAGCTCATAAACACAGTTGATGGTTCCATTGCAAGGGTTCTCAAAGGGCACAAAGGACCTGTCACGGGCGTAGCTTTTGACCCCAATGGTGAATATTTAGCATCTCTGGATTCAAACGGGACCGTTATCATCTGGGAACTCCACTCAGGGAGAAACCTTCACAACCTCAAAGACATAGCTCCGGATACTGGGCTAGATCTTTCAACCATGAATGTTCTTTGTTGGAGTCCTGATGGTGAGACTTTAGCCATTCCCGGGTTGAGAAATGATGTCGTGATGTATGACAGGGACACAGCTGAGAAGTTGTTCACTCTGAGAGGGGATCACAATCAACCTATTTGTTTTTTGTGTTGGTCCCCCAATGGCAAGTACATGGCTACCTCTGGTTTAGATAAGCAGATTCTGATATGGGATGTTGATAGGAAGCAGGATATTGACAGACAGAAATTTGATGAAAGAGTGTGTTGCATGGCATGGAAGCCGATTGGGAATGCATTGACTGTTATTGATGTTAAGGGGAAGTATGGTATATGGGACAATGTTATCCCTTCGTCTATGAAGTCTCCAACCGAGGATATACCTTTGCAGGGAATGAACAGCAATGGGCTTCTTTTGTTTGACGAGGAGGATCAGGACAATAGTGTCAGTGGGAGCTTGAGTGATCTTGGTGAAAATAGTAATGGTGAGTTTGAGCCACCAGCTAGCAGGAAAAGGTTGCGCAAGCATTCCTTGAGTGAGGAAAATTTGGATGAGGATGAAGAAGGAATTGATCTATATCCAAAGGTCGAATCTCGCAAGAAAAGGAACCGGTCTGTCAAGGAAAATTTGGATAATGGGAATGTAGGATTTAGAAGCACAATGGTAACATCTAAGGCAAAAATGCAGGAGGCATTTCAATCAGGAGCCACTCCAGTGCAGCCCGGGAAAAAGCGCTTTTTATGCTACAATATGCTTGGAAGTATAACCACTGTCGATCACGATGGATACTCTCATATTGAGGTAATACATGTGAAGAGAACCATATATTATTGAAGCTTAAATTTATCCCCATTTGTATTTGAGCTAAATCATCATTTCTATAGCATATGTTAATGAGTTGACATGTCTTTGTTGCAGATTGATTTTCATGATACTGGAAGCAGTCCCCGAGTTCCATCAATGACTGACCATTTTGGATTCACTATGGCTGCATTGAATGAGAATGGAAGTGTCTTTGCAAATCCTTGCAAGGGGGAGAAAAACATGAGCACCCTCATGTATCGCCCATTTAGTACTTCGGCTAGTAATAGTGAGGTGAGGTTATGCACTTCTACTATTCACATTCTTTTTTATGGAAGAAAATTATGTTATTAAAGAGATATGCAATTGCACCACCTTTCAACTTTATATTGCTATAAAGACTTTGAACATTTCAGTTCTTGTGGTTAATTAACAGTGTGCATGATATGAAATTTTTACTGCATGCTCACTTTGTTGAATTTTTATTGCAGTGGTCCATGCGCTTTGAAGGTGAAGAAGTAAAGGTTGTTGCACTAGGTGCTTCTTGGGTGGCTGCAGTAACTAGTTTTTACTATCTTCGTATCTTTACCGAGGGTGGTATGCAGGTTTGTTGTACATTCACATCTCATTTTACTGAATAACCAGAAGCATCCCCAAATGTTGTAAAATATACATACGGGTTTGAGAGGGTGATTAAAGTATATGCATTTGCACATTTCTGAATCTATTTCATTGCAGAGACATGTTATATCGCTAGATGGGCCAGTGGTGACTGCATCAGGTTTCAAGGATAATCTGGCACTAGTCACTCATGCTTTTGATTGCCTTTCCTCAAATGATCAGGTTGGTTCAGCCTTCATGGAAGCTGTTGCTTCTGACACTAACACATTCAGTGTGGTTTTATCTAGTAGTACATATATCGACAAATATTCAAAGTTCTTCTTTTTCTGTTGTCATTTAGTTTGACCTTTTGAGAATATTATCTTAGTGGCAGAGCATAGTCACcagttttttttttgtttacaAAATACTCATCTTGTTATAAAAACATTAAATGATGTCACCTTTTAATGAAAAGATATGTATTTCTGAAATGCAGGTGCTAGAGTTTAGGTTATTCAACATACCACAAGGGACCCAAGTCCTTCGAGGTCGCTTGCCAATAACTCCTGGTTCCTCTCTATGTTGGTTTGGATTTAGTGAAGAGGGCCAATTGTGTTCTTACGATTCCAAGGTATTAATTGTGTTTCCATTAGTGTTAATATTTGGTATTTATTCCATTCTTATGAATGCATATTGTTATACGGTTATACCAGCTAATATTGTAAGTATAATATGCAGGGTGTGCTAAGATTATATACAAGCCAATTTGGTGGTAGCTGGTTCCCAGTTTTCAGGTTCAATATTCGCTTGACCATTTGTATTCATCTAATGTGCCTAATATTCTTCTTGTGCCGGACTTGTGATTTGATTTACTAAAATTGCAATGCAGTGCTATTAAAGAGGAGAAGTCAGATGAAAACTATTGGATGGTTGGTTTGAATTCAAACAAGTTAGTCTGTGTTGTATGCAAAAAGCCTGAATCCTTCCCACAGGTATGAGTTTGAATATGACAGTTTGATGTATTGATTATAATTCCCATTTTCTCCCTGTGTATGACTAAAACATCAATTGCTATTCACTTACCCATCAGGTGGTGCCTAAGCCAATTCTCACTTTAAAGGATCTTTCATTTCCACTTGCTACCTCTGATTTGGGATCTGAGGCCCTTGAAAACGAGTTTATGATGAACAACATGCATCTCTTCGAGGTTTGTTCCAGTAATCTCTTCAAATCTTATGGTCATTGTTTTTGCTAACCTCTAGCCATTGGCTCTAGTTTGAGTTCAAAATGTTCTTATCATTTCTGTTCAACAGCTAAATTTCTAAATACATAACATGCAGATTCAGAAAAAAATGGAAGAAATGGATAATGCTGGTTTGGATGTTAGTTTACTTGATGATGATGCTTTCATTTTGGAAGCAGCACAAGATAGATGCATACTAAGGCTTATAGCATCCTGTTGCACCAGTGAGTTCCTATGTCatctctgttctctctctttccCCTTTTTGTAATCTGAATTGTAAAAGTGAAAAGTAGTGATACTTCAAATATTTCAGGTGATAAACTTGTGAGAGCTACTGAACTTGTGAAGCTTTTGTCACTGGAGAAATCAATGAAAGGGGCAATAAAACTTGTCACTAATCTTAAGCTTCCAAATTTGGCAGAAAAATTCAGCAGCATATTGGAGGTAATCTTGCTATATTTTAACAAAATGTTAGGGGTACTAAAAGGCTTTTATTTCATTGTCGTCTTTACCTTGTGAATATTCCTGCTATGTGTAAAACAGGAAAGGCTACTTCATGAAGTTAAAAAGACCACCGAAAGCAGCCTCAAGGAAAAATCTGATTCTCTACCTGGCGGAAGCAAGGCCCCATTGCCGACCGAAACATCAAAAGCATATACTGTTTCATCATCAAAATTATCTGCACCGTCGTTcataaagaaaaataaaacacAAGACTCAACTACAGATGGAATGAATAAAACTACAATGGTGAATGAAAGTACAAATGTAAAGCAGACAGGAGGGAGTGAAACAAGTGATAAGAAGGGTAAGGGGGAAATGCAAGCTCCTCCTCAATCACATGGTAGTTTTATAAAGTCAGAGCCTGGTCTGGTGACAGCAAAAAGACCATCCAATCCATTTTTGAAGTCCTCAATCAAATGAATATATTTATCTGGTGTAGTTGTTATGCAGAGATTAAATGTTAAGATATGGTGTTTAAAGGAGTGCCTTGCTTCTTATTTACTATTGTGGTAATCTTAATATAAAGATCACTAATATTAAGAAGCTAAGAAATATATGATCGTGA from Lathyrus oleraceus cultivar Zhongwan6 chromosome 1, CAAS_Psat_ZW6_1.0, whole genome shotgun sequence includes:
- the LOC127100633 gene encoding protein ENHANCER OF LHP1 1, with the translated sequence MKIRSVKMREAHPPKGGRVSFCSVVWDQKAEHLVTASSSDASISIHNPLLPSAAPKILRHHRDGVTALALSPNSTCLASGSVDHSVKLYKFPGGEFETNITRFTLPIRSLAFNKKGSMLAAAGDDEGIKLINTVDGSIARVLKGHKGPVTGVAFDPNGEYLASLDSNGTVIIWELHSGRNLHNLKDIAPDTGLDLSTMNVLCWSPDGETLAIPGLRNDVVMYDRDTAEKLFTLRGDHNQPICFLCWSPNGKYMATSGLDKQILIWDVDRKQDIDRQKFDERVCCMAWKPIGNALTVIDVKGKYGIWDNVIPSSMKSPTEDIPLQGMNSNGLLLFDEEDQDNSVSGSLSDLGENSNGEFEPPASRKRLRKHSLSEENLDEDEEGIDLYPKVESRKKRNRSVKENLDNGNVGFRSTMVTSKAKMQEAFQSGATPVQPGKKRFLCYNMLGSITTVDHDGYSHIEIDFHDTGSSPRVPSMTDHFGFTMAALNENGSVFANPCKGEKNMSTLMYRPFSTSASNSEWSMRFEGEEVKVVALGASWVAAVTSFYYLRIFTEGGMQRHVISLDGPVVTASGFKDNLALVTHAFDCLSSNDQVLEFRLFNIPQGTQVLRGRLPITPGSSLCWFGFSEEGQLCSYDSKGVLRLYTSQFGGSWFPVFSAIKEEKSDENYWMVGLNSNKLVCVVCKKPESFPQVVPKPILTLKDLSFPLATSDLGSEALENEFMMNNMHLFEIQKKMEEMDNAGLDVSLLDDDAFILEAAQDRCILRLIASCCTSDKLVRATELVKLLSLEKSMKGAIKLVTNLKLPNLAEKFSSILEERLLHEVKKTTESSLKEKSDSLPGGSKAPLPTETSKAYTVSSSKLSAPSFIKKNKTQDSTTDGMNKTTMVNESTNVKQTGGSETSDKKGKGEMQAPPQSHGSFIKSEPGLVTAKRPSNPFLKSSIK